The following is a genomic window from Flavobacterium crassostreae.
AAGTGGCAAAACCTATGCTAATTTAAGTGATGGTTTAAAGGCGTCTTATATGGCTTGGACTACCTGTCCGAGGTTGGGGTCTTTTCATTTGGTAGCAGATTTGCCGGCTCTTTTTATTATTGTTTTGATTACGGCTTTGGTGTATCGGGGTATGAAAGAGTCTCGCAATGCGAGTAATATGATGGTGGTGGTTAAATTGTGTATCATTTTGTTGGTTATTGCGGTGGGTGTTTTTTATGTTGATACCGCCAATTGGACTCCTTTTGCGCCTAATGGTGTGAGTGGGGTTTTAAAAGGGGTTTCGGCGGTTTTCTTTGCCTATATTGGTTTTGATGCCATCTCTACTACTGCCGAAGAGTGTAAGGATCCGCAACGGGATTTGCCTAGAGGGATGATGTGGGCAATTATAATTTGTACTATTTTGTATGTGGTGATTGCCTTGGTTCTGACCGGTATGGTGAACTATAGTTTGTTGGACGTGGGGGATCCTCTGGCGTTTGTATTTGCTAAGTTGGATCTAAAATGGATGTCTGGAATTATTGCTGTTAGTGCGGTAATTGCTATGGCGAGTGTTTTGTTGGTTTTTCAAATGGGGCAACCGCGTATTTGGATGAGTATGAGCCGAGATGGTTTGTTGCCAAAGAAATTCTCTAGGGTGCATCCAAAATTTAAAACCCCTTCGTATGCTACTATTGTTACGGGTTTTGTGGTAGCTATCCCGGCTTTGTTTTTAAACCTAACTATGGTTACGGATTTGTGTAGTATTGGCACTTTGTTTGCTTTTGTATTGGTGTGTGCGGGGGTTTTGGTGTTGCAGAATAAACCAAATATTCCGAGAGGAAAATTTAAAACGCCGTATGTAAATTCAAAATATGTGGTGCCTTTTATGCTGGTGGCTGGGTTGTATTATGCTTTTAATTTTAATACTAAGGCTACCATGGATTTTATTACTAATGCAACCCAAATAAATTCGCCAACGGCCATTATTACGGCACTCAATAAACAAGAGTCTCAAAAAGTATATGCTTATTTGGTGGGACTAGACGCCAATAATAGTACTGTTGGTACGCCAGATTTAGAGATTTTAATGAGCCAATATACCTCCAAACCAACGCAATATGCTGCCGTTGTTGCGGGATTGCCTATTGTGGATTCTCTTAAATACGAAAGTGGTTTGGATCTTTTTAAGCATAAAATACCGATGTGGATTTTCTTGTTGGCTTTGGTGGGGCTCACCATCTGGTCTTTTAAAGAAAATTTGTCTTTGATACCACTGTTGGGTTTAGTGAGTTGTTTGTATATGATGGCAGAGTTGAGTGTTTGGAACTGGATTTACTTTACTATTTGGTTGTTGGTAGGGTTGGTGATTTATTTTAGCTTTGGCCGAAAACACAGCAAACTGAGTCATTTGTAGCTTTTGGATGCCGATAGTTTTATATAAAAAAAATCCGTTTAAGATCTCTCTTGAACGGATTTTTGACTACATAAAAAAACTAATTATAAAACGTAACTCTAGGGTTTTGATTATAAAATAGAAAGTTCTACCATGCATGTTCTCATCATTTGGTAGGTTCTTTCAATATCATTATCGAGTCCTATAGAAAAACGGATTAAACTGTCTGTAAGCCCCATTTGTACTTGTTCCTCTAAGGGGATTTCGCTGGATGTAGAGGTTCCAGGGGCACTAAATAGCGTTTTGTAAAATCCAAGACTTACCGCTAGGTATCCTAAATTGCAAGATTGCATCCGCTCCATCAACGCATTGGCCTTAGCTAAGCTGCCTACATCTATGGTAAGCATTCCTCCAAAACCATACTCCGGATTAATCATTGAGGCATATAATGCATGACTCGGATGGCTTGCCAAACCAGGATATACGGTCTTTAGACCATCTTTTTCAAAACGCGCTGCTAGATATGCGGCATTGTAGCTGTGTTGTTTGATTCGCAGGTGTAAGGTGCGTAAATTTTTCATTACACTAGCAGAACGCATGCTGTCCATTGTTGGCCCCAATAGCATACTAGCGCCACTGTTTACATTTTTTAAATCCGCAATAAACTCTTTGGAAGCACAAGTAACGCCGCCTACGGTATCGCTGCTCCCGTTGATGTATTTGGTTAAACTATGGATCACAATATCGGCCCCTAGTTTTGCTGGAGTTACCGATAATGGCGAGAACGTGTTGTCTACCACTAATTTTAGATTGTGCTTTTTGGCTAACTTAGACAAGCTAGCTATATCTGCTACTTCTAATAACGGATTGCTCACGGTCTCACAATACAATACTTTGGTATTTGGTGTTATTGCAGCAGCAACACGCTCGAGATTAGTAATGTCTACAAAGCTTGTTTGGATACCCAAACGTGGCGCAAAATTCTTTAAGAAGGCATAGGTCCCACCGTATATTGTTCTGCTAGAAACAATATGGTCTCCAGAACCACACAATTGTAATAAGGTCGGAGTGATGGCTCCCATTCCGGATGCCGATACGTTTGCGGACTCTGTTCCTTCCATGGCTGCCATAGCTTGGTCTAAATACAAATTGCTAGGAGAGGAGTGTCGGGAGTACAAATAGCATCCTTCTACATTGCCTTCAAAGGTGTCAAACATGGTTTTTGCCGAAAGGAAGGTGTAGGTAGAAGAGTCCGATATGGACGGGTTTACACCACCAAATTCTCCAAAAAACTGTAAATCTTGAATGTTGTCTGCGGGATTAAATTTCATAGTATTTATTTTTGGGGTTATTATTTTAAAATAGCAATTGGTTTTAGACCGCTAAAAAAGAATTCTACGGCTCATTATTTATTAAAGCTACATAAAGGAATTAATTCATCCATGTAATACGTGTTTTTTGGGCGTAAAGAACGGTTTTATGGTTTTTGGCAGCAACATTATGCCTTAAACTTAGTTTTTAAGAGGTTATTTGTGTGTTTAG
Proteins encoded in this region:
- a CDS encoding amino acid permease — its product is MALSSLFRKKTVQDILKQVAQNETDGHAALGRHLTARDLTAFGIAAIVGAGIFSTIGKASADGGPAVIFLFLFTALACSFAAFAYAEFASMVPVSGSAYTYSYVAFGELIAWIIGWALIMEYAIGNITVAISWSDYFTGLLESGGILLPQWVQMDYLTASNGFRDATALMQSGKTYANLSDGLKASYMAWTTCPRLGSFHLVADLPALFIIVLITALVYRGMKESRNASNMMVVVKLCIILLVIAVGVFYVDTANWTPFAPNGVSGVLKGVSAVFFAYIGFDAISTTAEECKDPQRDLPRGMMWAIIICTILYVVIALVLTGMVNYSLLDVGDPLAFVFAKLDLKWMSGIIAVSAVIAMASVLLVFQMGQPRIWMSMSRDGLLPKKFSRVHPKFKTPSYATIVTGFVVAIPALFLNLTMVTDLCSIGTLFAFVLVCAGVLVLQNKPNIPRGKFKTPYVNSKYVVPFMLVAGLYYAFNFNTKATMDFITNATQINSPTAIITALNKQESQKVYAYLVGLDANNSTVGTPDLEILMSQYTSKPTQYAAVVAGLPIVDSLKYESGLDLFKHKIPMWIFLLALVGLTIWSFKENLSLIPLLGLVSCLYMMAELSVWNWIYFTIWLLVGLVIYFSFGRKHSKLSHL
- a CDS encoding aminotransferase class I/II-fold pyridoxal phosphate-dependent enzyme encodes the protein MKFNPADNIQDLQFFGEFGGVNPSISDSSTYTFLSAKTMFDTFEGNVEGCYLYSRHSSPSNLYLDQAMAAMEGTESANVSASGMGAITPTLLQLCGSGDHIVSSRTIYGGTYAFLKNFAPRLGIQTSFVDITNLERVAAAITPNTKVLYCETVSNPLLEVADIASLSKLAKKHNLKLVVDNTFSPLSVTPAKLGADIVIHSLTKYINGSSDTVGGVTCASKEFIADLKNVNSGASMLLGPTMDSMRSASVMKNLRTLHLRIKQHSYNAAYLAARFEKDGLKTVYPGLASHPSHALYASMINPEYGFGGMLTIDVGSLAKANALMERMQSCNLGYLAVSLGFYKTLFSAPGTSTSSEIPLEEQVQMGLTDSLIRFSIGLDNDIERTYQMMRTCMVELSIL